The genomic interval TTAACTCATGAAATCTGATGTAAACTACGGAAAAATCACAATGAAAGGATATTTAGTAAGCAAAGGATCGTCTGCAAGAAGATCACGAATTTGCTCATTATATATCTCGACCATTTGAACGTGGATCTTATAACTCATGATGTCCTTCCTTTCATCAGCTAATAGGAATAGATCATTCAGAGCCAATTGATTGATTCCAAATTCCTCTGTTGATTCACCTCCCGGGCCAGACTGCCAAGAGAGAAGTATTAGATATGAAGCTTCGGCATGGAAATATAAGGAATTGTTTTTCGTGTATGCCTCGTAAGGGCTCTCACCATAGTATATGTTTTCCCAGATCCAGTTTGACCATAAGCAAAAATGCATACATTGTAACCATCCATCACTGATCTTACAAGCGGTTTAGTGTCTCGAAATACATCTTCTGCAAAATTACGCAGTGTTACGTACATgacaaaacaacaacatacctagtggcTAGTGTACTCCcacagtgtacgcagaccttacccctgccttgggaggtagagaggccgtttccaatagaccctcggctcaagaaaaaagatttaaaacatgaataaagaaGTCATGTCAAAATACCTACCCTGAGTGGCACTTGAACCGAAAACACGGTTAAACTCGAAAATTTTCCTCCCATCTTTCCAGGGTTTTAGTGGATCAATTACAACCAAAGAACCATCTTCTCCAATGAAATCTACGATAGTTTTCGCTTCTGCATCGAAGGCAGGCCTTATTCTGCAGTAAACTCTAATATTCCCTGAAGAATAAATTAACACAGCAGTATTAGAGACC from Capsicum annuum cultivar UCD-10X-F1 unplaced genomic scaffold, UCD10Xv1.1 ctg80685, whole genome shotgun sequence carries:
- the LOC124885258 gene encoding kinesin-like protein KIN-14L, whose protein sequence is MVQDLKGNIRVYCRIRPAFDAEAKTIVDFIGEDGSLVVIDPLKPWKDGRKIFEFNRVFGSSATQEDVFRDTKPLVRSVMDGYNVCIFAYGQTGSGKTYTMSGPGGESTEEFGINQLALNDLFLLADERKDIMSYKIHVQMVEIYNEQIRDLLADDPLLTKYPFIVIFP